A genomic region of Arachis stenosperma cultivar V10309 chromosome 9, arast.V10309.gnm1.PFL2, whole genome shotgun sequence contains the following coding sequences:
- the LOC130950015 gene encoding uncharacterized protein LOC130950015, with product MEVETGWGRATGAGHLAAAPPRPAVGPIPLLPPASKKRGDSRVRGGESLSPEKEGAIGAVPGRRKRRARGRGGGSLCRATTALLPLLPGATEEPHSTHRCSGSGLPSPSCSRRRRIALHPPPSSQELGWPRPLLAMEPVSSSFSHRRSRADERDLKVCWESSHRAQPLFASPAPPRSELPPSDKGSGRQGGSATPGTTAGECSSVAGELYRYQRRSPVATVT from the exons ATGGAAGTTGAAACG GGATGGGGCCGCGCTACTGGCGCCGGTCACCTCGCCGCCGCACCACCGCGTCCTGCCGTCGGACCCATCCCGTTGTTGCCACCAGCATCGAAGAAGAGGGGTGACTCGCGAGTGAGAGGGGGCGAGAGCTTGTCGCCAGAGAAGGAGGGCGCCATCGGCGCCGTTCCGGGTAGAAGGAAGCGTCGTGCGAGGGGCAGAGGCGGAGGGAGCCTCTGTCGCGCCACCACCGCGCTATTGCCGTTGCTCCCTGGCGCCACCGAAGAACCGCACTCAACTCACCGCTGTTCAGGCTCTGGTTTGCCGTCACCCTCGTGCAGCCGCCGCCGCAGAATAGCCTTGCACCCGCCGCCGTCTTCGCAGGAACTTGGGTGGCCGCGGCCGCTCCTCGCCATGGAGCCCGTGTCATCGTCGTTCAGCCATCGCCGGAGCAGAGCAGACGAGAGAGATCTGAAGGTGTGCTGGGAGTCCAGCCACCGCGCCCAGCCGCTGTTTGCGTCGCCGGCGCCGCCTCGGTCGGAACTGCCGCCATCAGACAAGGGTTCTGGCCGCCAGGGGGGTTCTGCGACTCCCGGGACCACCGCCGGAGAATGCAGCTCAGTCGCCGGAGAACTCTACCG TTACCAACGCCGGAGTCCGGTCGCCACTGTCACTTGA